One part of the Thermoanaerobacterium sp. CMT5567-10 genome encodes these proteins:
- a CDS encoding S1C family serine protease — translation MQNGDDRRIKRPSYLTTVIIIAVITSFVFSYIAPKFLWGKIIPLPYTGTGPLKKEVVISKAEPSTIAEAVAKKDTQAVVGISSVEYERQYYILEKQVEGVGSGFIVDKNGYIITNNHVASPESKKLTIYLSDGSTLPGKVLWSDSTLDLSVVKINAKNLPTISLGDSDKIVVGQTVIAIGNPLGLRFERTVTSGIISALNRSLPIEENNKQKIMEDLIQTDASINPGNSGGPLVDAQGNAIGINTAKVTTAEGLGFAIPINIVKPIINKVIATGTFKAPYLGIVGYDREIASYINADIVIAEGIYVADIDPKGPAQKAGIKKGYILLEVDGKPVDTMVQLKTVIYSKNIGDKVSVKYRTLTGNIGTTTITLGK, via the coding sequence ATGCAAAATGGCGACGATAGAAGGATAAAAAGGCCGTCGTATCTTACGACTGTCATAATAATTGCTGTAATTACGTCTTTCGTATTTTCATACATTGCACCAAAATTTCTTTGGGGGAAAATAATACCGCTTCCATATACAGGTACAGGCCCCCTTAAGAAAGAGGTGGTAATCTCTAAAGCAGAGCCTTCTACGATTGCGGAAGCTGTGGCAAAGAAAGATACCCAAGCTGTTGTTGGCATATCTTCTGTCGAATACGAAAGACAATACTATATATTGGAAAAACAGGTTGAAGGTGTAGGCTCAGGATTTATCGTTGATAAAAATGGGTACATTATTACAAATAATCATGTAGCAAGCCCTGAGTCAAAGAAACTTACCATCTATTTAAGTGATGGCAGCACATTGCCTGGGAAAGTTTTGTGGTCTGACTCTACTTTAGATCTTTCAGTTGTTAAAATAAATGCCAAAAATCTGCCTACTATCTCATTAGGAGATTCAGATAAGATTGTGGTAGGCCAAACTGTAATAGCTATAGGCAACCCTTTGGGGCTGCGCTTTGAAAGAACTGTGACATCTGGTATAATAAGTGCATTGAATAGAAGTTTGCCAATAGAGGAGAACAACAAACAAAAGATAATGGAAGATCTTATACAGACAGATGCATCAATAAACCCAGGGAACAGTGGTGGACCATTAGTCGATGCGCAGGGCAATGCTATAGGTATTAATACGGCAAAAGTTACAACAGCAGAGGGATTGGGCTTTGCCATACCAATCAACATTGTTAAGCCTATTATTAATAAAGTAATAGCTACAGGCACATTTAAAGCACCGTACTTAGGCATAGTAGGATATGATAGAGAGATAGCCAGCTATATAAATGCAGATATAGTTATAGCAGAAGGAATATACGTTGCAGATATAGATCCTAAAGGCCCGGCTCAAAAAGCAGGCATCAAAAAAGGTTATATACTGCTGGAAGTTGATGGTAAACCTGTCGATACGATGGTTCAGCTTAAGACGGTGATATACTCAAAAAACATAGGAGACAAGGTAAGTGTAAAATACAGAACATTGACGGGGAATATAGGGACAACTACGATAACACTTGGGAAATGA
- a CDS encoding UDP-N-acetylglucosamine 1-carboxyvinyltransferase: MEKFVINGGIPLKGTVEISGAKNSAVAILPAALLADTPSTIDNLPEINDIELLSKMIEYLGGKTIKKEHEIIVDPEGINSFCPPHELASQMRASYYLIGALLSRFNEAAIAMPGGCNIGVRPIDQHIKGFEALGAKTTIEHGIIKVKADKLVGNHIYFDVVSVGATINLMLAACKAEGTTILENCAKEPHVVDVANFLNAMGANIKGAGTDMIKIVGVDKLHGCKHTVIPDQIEAGTYMVAAAATHGDVTIKGIIPKHLESIIAKMSEMGVTIEEYDEDLRVTTAGRLKRVDIKTQPYPGFPTDMQQLMAVLLALADGVSMIAENVYEGRFKYLDELKKMGVNAKVEGRTAVIEGVEKLTGAPLKATDLRAGAAMVIAGLAANGVTEVKNIHYIDRGYEAIEKKLQKLGADIKRVK, encoded by the coding sequence GTGGAGAAGTTTGTTATAAATGGAGGAATACCTTTAAAAGGAACAGTTGAGATTAGTGGGGCAAAAAATTCTGCTGTTGCCATACTTCCTGCTGCTCTTTTAGCAGATACTCCTAGTACTATTGACAATTTGCCAGAAATAAACGATATAGAACTGCTTAGTAAAATGATTGAATACCTTGGTGGCAAAACTATAAAGAAAGAACATGAGATAATTGTAGATCCTGAAGGTATTAATTCATTTTGCCCACCACACGAATTGGCAAGTCAAATGAGAGCATCGTATTATCTTATTGGGGCTCTTCTAAGTAGATTTAATGAGGCTGCTATTGCAATGCCTGGTGGTTGCAATATTGGAGTGAGGCCAATTGATCAGCACATTAAAGGCTTTGAGGCATTAGGTGCTAAAACTACGATTGAACATGGAATCATAAAGGTAAAAGCAGATAAATTAGTGGGGAATCATATTTATTTTGATGTTGTAAGCGTGGGAGCTACGATAAATTTAATGTTGGCTGCCTGTAAAGCTGAAGGCACAACTATACTGGAAAATTGCGCAAAAGAACCACATGTTGTGGATGTCGCTAACTTCTTAAATGCGATGGGTGCTAATATAAAAGGTGCAGGCACTGATATGATTAAAATAGTAGGTGTAGACAAGCTTCACGGTTGCAAGCATACTGTTATACCTGATCAAATAGAAGCTGGAACTTATATGGTTGCAGCTGCAGCTACACACGGTGATGTAACAATAAAAGGCATTATTCCAAAGCATCTTGAATCAATAATAGCGAAAATGTCTGAAATGGGCGTTACAATTGAAGAGTACGATGAAGATTTAAGAGTTACTACAGCTGGAAGATTAAAGAGAGTTGATATTAAAACACAGCCGTATCCTGGTTTTCCAACTGACATGCAGCAATTGATGGCGGTACTTTTAGCACTGGCTGATGGTGTAAGTATGATTGCTGAAAATGTGTATGAAGGTAGATTCAAATACTTGGACGAGCTTAAAAAAATGGGCGTTAATGCTAAAGTAGAAGGCAGGACGGCTGTTATAGAGGGGGTTGAAAAGCTTACAGGTGCACCACTTAAAGCCACTGATTTAAGAGCCGGGGCGGCTATGGTAATAGCCGGTCTTGCTGCTAATGGTGTTACAGAGGTTAAAAACATTCACTACATCGATAGAGGATATGAAGCAATTGAAAAAAAGCTACAAAAACTCGGCGCAGACATAAAAAGAGTAAAATAA
- a CDS encoding ATP-binding protein translates to MNYKSIQWKIIIIYGLLILVAMEIIWVYLFKSLENYHMTNFENYIEAQATGIAFTLKDNMNSKSSMDNIINMYLGPNAYIKYVYILDKDGNILASSTGERGKMLTPAVIKALSGKQGMETSNDNNSNGKIRSIAMPVVDSDGKISGVVYVSGSLKSVYDTLSDVNFILLSATFIAVIITVILGYILAKTITDPIKEVTKYAHEIGEGNFDVHIDIKSDDEIGKLGNMFNFMSKRLKSTLNEMENEKSKVEAIISYMSDGVIATNELNRVILFNNAAERMIGEKIAMDEPLEKIAQGQLKNTESLIYCNGKILKSFVSPIKADKNIDGNVFVLHDITEQQNLDNMRKEFVANVSHELRTPLTTIKSYTETLLNDGVDEEYRNRFLSIIDKEVDRMTRLVKDLLLLSKMDSNGKLSLEETNLNEYIENILYKIKIEAQKKNQKLAFCAGEEKRNINIDRDKMEQVLLNVVSNAIKYTNPGGYVRVFTNYDDDYAYITISDNGIGIPKKDIPRIFERFYRVDKGRSRELGGTGLGLAIAKEIVTAHGGEINIESEVGIGTSVYIKLRY, encoded by the coding sequence GTGAACTATAAAAGCATACAGTGGAAAATAATTATTATATATGGACTTTTAATATTGGTGGCAATGGAAATCATATGGGTATACCTTTTCAAATCGTTGGAAAATTATCACATGACTAATTTTGAAAATTACATAGAAGCACAGGCTACCGGAATTGCCTTTACATTAAAAGATAACATGAATTCAAAGTCCAGCATGGATAACATAATAAATATGTATTTAGGCCCTAATGCTTATATAAAATATGTGTACATACTTGATAAAGATGGAAATATATTAGCAAGCTCTACAGGTGAAAGAGGAAAAATGTTGACACCTGCAGTTATAAAGGCATTATCTGGGAAACAAGGTATGGAAACCAGCAACGACAATAATTCAAATGGGAAAATCAGGAGCATCGCAATGCCAGTTGTAGATAGCGATGGTAAAATATCTGGTGTGGTATATGTAAGCGGATCTTTAAAAAGCGTATATGACACGCTATCTGATGTAAATTTCATTTTATTAAGTGCAACTTTTATTGCTGTCATAATAACCGTTATACTTGGATATATTTTAGCTAAGACAATAACTGACCCGATAAAAGAAGTTACGAAGTACGCTCATGAGATAGGGGAAGGTAACTTTGATGTGCACATAGATATAAAATCTGATGATGAGATAGGTAAATTGGGCAACATGTTTAATTTTATGTCTAAAAGGCTTAAATCAACTTTAAATGAGATGGAAAATGAGAAAAGCAAGGTAGAAGCTATTATAAGCTATATGTCTGACGGAGTTATTGCTACAAATGAATTAAACAGGGTGATTCTTTTTAATAATGCTGCTGAGAGGATGATAGGCGAAAAAATTGCGATGGATGAACCTTTAGAAAAGATTGCTCAAGGTCAGCTTAAAAATACTGAAAGCCTTATATACTGTAATGGTAAAATTTTAAAATCATTTGTAAGCCCAATTAAAGCTGATAAGAATATAGATGGAAATGTCTTTGTACTGCACGATATTACAGAGCAGCAAAACCTCGATAACATGAGGAAAGAATTTGTGGCAAATGTCTCCCATGAATTGAGGACGCCTCTTACAACCATTAAAAGCTACACTGAGACTCTTTTAAATGATGGTGTTGATGAAGAATACAGGAACAGATTTTTAAGCATTATCGATAAAGAAGTAGACAGGATGACAAGGCTTGTGAAGGACTTGCTTCTTCTGTCAAAGATGGACTCAAACGGCAAGTTAAGTCTAGAAGAAACAAATTTAAATGAATATATAGAAAATATCCTATATAAAATAAAGATTGAAGCGCAGAAAAAAAATCAAAAACTTGCATTTTGTGCCGGAGAAGAAAAAAGAAACATAAATATAGACAGGGATAAAATGGAGCAGGTGCTGCTTAATGTAGTGTCCAATGCTATTAAGTACACAAATCCAGGCGGATATGTGAGGGTATTTACAAATTATGATGACGACTATGCTTATATAACTATCTCTGATAATGGCATTGGGATACCAAAGAAGGACATTCCAAGGATATTTGAAAGATTTTATAGAGTGGATAAGGGAAGATCTAGAGAGTTGGGGGGTACTGGACTTGGCCTTGCAATTGCGAAAGAGATAGTTACGGCACATGGAGGGGAAATAAATATCGAAAGCGAAGTAGGAATTGGTACATCTGTCTACATAAAGCTTAGATACTAA
- a CDS encoding CxxH/CxxC protein encodes MYVVCEKHLEDAIEEFVDVYEQPPDIYRLDEVSFTDWLVPHKCDFCEDIPKYLVV; translated from the coding sequence ATGTATGTTGTATGTGAGAAACATTTAGAGGATGCCATTGAAGAATTTGTGGATGTATATGAACAGCCGCCAGATATATACAGGCTTGATGAGGTATCATTTACAGATTGGCTGGTGCCTCATAAGTGTGACTTTTGCGAAGACATTCCTAAGTATCTTGTAGTTTGA
- the rlmH gene encoding 23S rRNA (pseudouridine(1915)-N(3))-methyltransferase RlmH: protein MNIDIIAVGKIKEKFIEDGIQEYVKRLKPYCNINIIEVNDEKAPESLSDKEKISVMQRESVKIVDKIRKESFIISLCIEGRQMDSVEFARYIEDVMTAGNSNITFVIGGSLGLHNDIKSMSDLKLSFSKMTFPHQLMRLILIEQIYRAFKIMKGETYHK, encoded by the coding sequence TTGAATATAGACATAATTGCAGTTGGAAAGATAAAGGAGAAGTTTATAGAAGATGGAATACAGGAATATGTAAAAAGATTGAAGCCATATTGCAATATAAACATAATTGAAGTGAACGATGAAAAGGCACCTGAAAGCTTAAGTGATAAAGAAAAAATAAGTGTTATGCAAAGAGAAAGTGTTAAAATTGTCGATAAGATTAGAAAAGAAAGCTTCATAATATCTCTTTGCATAGAAGGTAGACAAATGGACTCAGTAGAATTTGCCCGCTATATAGAAGATGTTATGACAGCGGGCAATTCTAATATTACATTTGTAATAGGAGGATCTCTTGGCTTACATAACGATATAAAGTCCATGTCAGATTTAAAGCTGTCATTTTCAAAAATGACATTTCCACACCAGCTTATGAGACTTATATTGATAGAACAAATCTACAGAGCATTTAAGATAATGAAGGGTGAGACGTACCATAAGTGA
- a CDS encoding two-component system regulatory protein YycI, which produces MDWSKAKTILILIFAVLNMILYLGNLNIAETSNSIPSPSEIKKMNDILKENNIVVKGEIPKDYKPMPMLLVKLKNYNKAYIESNFLNGSRYISYDNGSFYNIENGTIEVKNGFFYYKIRDEKFTKMDKDDAFNYIKSFVKSKNLEEKYSVVNEYADGNKYTVEYTEVYNGINVDVSYMKGVISNDTFLFESTWLIPIREEKERKEIIPPINALLKLLDVDEGHHNIVVKEIKPVYFFSWRNADTGEAIPTWRITTENSVYYVNAYTGTIEER; this is translated from the coding sequence ATGGACTGGTCAAAGGCAAAAACAATCTTGATTTTGATATTTGCAGTATTAAACATGATACTTTACTTAGGAAATTTGAATATTGCAGAAACCAGCAATTCAATACCTTCTCCTTCAGAGATAAAAAAGATGAACGATATCTTAAAAGAAAACAATATTGTTGTAAAAGGGGAGATTCCTAAAGATTATAAGCCGATGCCTATGCTTTTGGTGAAGCTAAAAAATTACAACAAAGCATATATTGAGAGCAATTTTTTGAATGGCTCTAGATATATTTCATATGACAACGGATCATTTTATAACATTGAAAATGGTACAATAGAAGTAAAGAATGGGTTTTTTTATTATAAAATAAGAGATGAGAAATTTACAAAAATGGATAAAGATGATGCTTTTAATTATATAAAGTCATTTGTAAAAAGTAAAAACCTCGAAGAGAAGTATTCTGTCGTAAATGAATATGCTGATGGCAACAAATACACTGTTGAGTATACAGAAGTTTACAACGGTATTAATGTAGATGTAAGTTACATGAAAGGCGTTATTAGCAATGATACGTTTTTGTTTGAATCCACATGGCTTATTCCAATACGAGAAGAAAAAGAAAGAAAAGAGATTATACCACCTATAAATGCACTTCTTAAGCTTCTCGATGTGGATGAGGGACATCATAATATTGTTGTAAAAGAGATAAAACCTGTCTACTTTTTCAGCTGGCGAAATGCCGACACAGGCGAAGCAATACCTACTTGGAGGATAACAACAGAAAACTCTGTTTATTATGTGAACGCATATACCGGCACCATTGAAGAGAGGTAA
- a CDS encoding response regulator transcription factor yields MYKILIIEDDKALCDNIKKAITNWGYDTVSIENFDNILGEFANHNPHLVIIDINLPYYDGFYWCKKIREISKVPIIFLSSRDSNMDIIMAVNMGGDDFVTKPFSMDVLLAKIQAVIRRTYSYGENEGLIIECNGAILNINDGTLTYKGMRLELTKNEFKILQLLMRNRGKIISRDRIMRALWESEYFISENTLTVNVNRLRKKLEDAGLENFIVTKKSQGYMIP; encoded by the coding sequence ATGTATAAAATACTTATAATTGAGGATGATAAGGCTCTTTGTGACAATATAAAAAAGGCCATTACAAATTGGGGCTATGATACGGTCTCTATAGAAAACTTTGATAACATATTGGGAGAATTTGCAAATCATAATCCTCATTTGGTGATTATAGATATAAACTTACCATATTACGATGGTTTTTATTGGTGTAAGAAAATAAGGGAAATATCTAAAGTGCCGATTATATTTTTGTCTTCCAGGGATAGCAATATGGATATCATAATGGCAGTTAATATGGGGGGAGATGATTTTGTTACAAAACCATTTTCCATGGATGTATTACTGGCTAAAATACAAGCTGTCATTAGAAGAACTTATTCTTATGGGGAAAATGAAGGACTAATAATAGAATGTAATGGAGCTATTTTAAATATAAATGATGGAACACTGACGTATAAAGGTATGAGACTAGAACTGACTAAAAATGAATTTAAAATACTTCAATTACTTATGAGAAATAGAGGCAAAATAATATCAAGGGATAGGATTATGAGGGCACTTTGGGAAAGTGAGTATTTTATTAGTGAGAATACTTTAACGGTTAATGTAAATAGGCTGAGAAAAAAGCTAGAAGATGCGGGATTAGAAAATTTCATTGTAACTAAGAAGTCTCAGGGATATATGATACCATGA